One Phalacrocorax aristotelis chromosome 11, bGulAri2.1, whole genome shotgun sequence DNA segment encodes these proteins:
- the ARHGAP36 gene encoding rho GTPase-activating protein 36 isoform X1 translates to MQPLPLHSLSELERATLQEIALYQLQEKLLVGDLSLAKVGPKGSKSIRQKLESFSKEKKDCSPQTFGIPLFQVIANDRAYKQLQEAVKKSRRLCLEVEATVTRFRAQRQKRCPMSRTFGLGLCWVFPEEPLSPAFVCNSSWSQRRGAMSVDCITDLSDNTSRLLEALQLSHPHELDARRSLGKKKMLSLNPITQQVPRIVDRCCKHIETHGLRTVGIFRVGSSKKRVQQLREEFDRGLDVFLDEHQSVHDVAALLKEFLRDMPDSLIPRELYAAFLGTASMEGPAQLATLQLLLFLLPPCHSDTLHRLLRFLSEVARHAESSWGPDGQEIPGNKMTVSNLATIFGPNILQKEKPGEKDAGAVNFEDSAAIILVLQRLIEHHQTLFMVSPEMQHNILRRLFQTDPDVIDYLLRRKFNAVPSAESEDSTEEHAPSPQPGRTSILESGSLSSELYSSISFLNLHVSI, encoded by the exons atgcagcccctgcccctgcacagcCTTTCGGAGCTGGAAAGAGCCACTCTGCAAGAGATTGCTCTCTaccagctgcaggagaagctgCTCGTTGGAGACCTCAGCCTGGCTAAAG TTGGACCTAAAGGCAGTAAATCTATCCGCCAGAAACTGGAGAGCTTTTCGAAGGAGAAGAAAG ACTGCTCTCCGCAGACTTTCGGGATCCCGCTCTTCCAAGTCATCGCCAATGACCGCGCCTacaagcagctgcaggaagcagTGAAGAAGAGCCGCCGGCTCTGCCTGGAGGTGGAAGCGACAGTGACAAGATTTCGGGCTCAGAGGCAGAAGAGGTGCCCGATGAGCAGGACCTTCGGGCTGGGACTCTGCTGGGTCTTCCCGGAGGAGCCGCTTTCCCCAGCTTTCGTCTGCAACAGCTCCTGGAGCCAGCGAAGG GGGGCAATGTCCGTGGACTGCATCACCGACCTGAGCGACAACACTTCCAGGCTGCTGGAGGCACTGCAGTTGTCACACCCCCACGAGCTGGATGCACGGAGAAGCCTGGGCAAGAAAAAGATGTTGAGCCTCAACCCCATCACCCAGCAGGTCCCGCGGATTGTGGACAGATGTTGCAAACACATTGAAACACACG GTCTCCGAACGGTGGGCATCTTCCGGGTTGGGAGCTCCAAGAAAAGAGTTCAGCAG CTGAGGGAAGAGTTTGACCGAGGACTGGATGTTTTCCTGGATGAGCATCAAAGCGTTCATGATGTGGCTGCTCTGCTCAAAGAGTTTCTTCGGGACATGCCGGACTCACTGATTCCCAGAGAGCTCTATGCAGCCTTCCTCGGCACCGCCT CCATGGAGGGCCCGGCGCAGCTGGCcaccctccagctgctgctcttcctgctgCCCCCCTGCCACAGCGACACGCTGCACCGGCTCCTGCGGTTCCTCAGCGAGGTGGCCCGGCACGCCGAGAGCTCCTGGGGCCCCGACGGCCAGGAG ATTCCTGGGAATAAAATGACAGTTTCAAACTTGGCCACCATCTTTGGTCCCAACATCCTTCAGAAGGAGAAGCCTGGGGAGAAAGACGCTGGTGCCGTGAATTTTGAAGACAGCGCTGCCATCATACTGGTGCTCCAGAGGCTGATAGAGCACCACCAGACCTTGTTCATG GTCTCTCCAGAAATGCAACACAACATCCTACGGAGGCTATTTCAGACAGACCCCGATGTCATCGACTACCTTTTGCGCAGGAAGTTCAACGCCGTGCC GAGCGCAGAGAGTGAGGATTCAACAGAGGAGCATGCGCCGTCCCCGCAGCCGGGTCGGACCAGCATCCTGGAGAGCGGCTCGCTCTCGTCAGAGCTGTACAGCAGCATCTCGTTCCTAAACCTGCACGTCAGCATCTAG
- the ARHGAP36 gene encoding rho GTPase-activating protein 36 isoform X2: protein MQPLPLHSLSELERATLQEIALYQLQEKLLVGDLSLAKVGPKGSKSIRQKLESFSKEKKDCSPQTFGIPLFQVIANDRAYKQLQEAVKKSRRLCLEVEATVTRFRAQRQKRCPMSRTFGLGLCWVFPEEPLSPAFVCNSSWSQRRGAMSVDCITDLSDNTSRLLEALQLSHPHELDARRSLGKKKMLSLNPITQQVPRIVDRCCKHIETHGLRTVGIFRVGSSKKRVQQLREEFDRGLDVFLDEHQSVHDVAALLKEFLRDMPDSLIPRELYAAFLGTASMEGPAQLATLQLLLFLLPPCHSDTLHRLLRFLSEVARHAESSWGPDGQEIPGNKMTVSNLATIFGPNILQKEKPGEKDAGAVNFEDSAAIILVLQRLIEHHQTLFMRMIWTISVRQGVLNLS from the exons atgcagcccctgcccctgcacagcCTTTCGGAGCTGGAAAGAGCCACTCTGCAAGAGATTGCTCTCTaccagctgcaggagaagctgCTCGTTGGAGACCTCAGCCTGGCTAAAG TTGGACCTAAAGGCAGTAAATCTATCCGCCAGAAACTGGAGAGCTTTTCGAAGGAGAAGAAAG ACTGCTCTCCGCAGACTTTCGGGATCCCGCTCTTCCAAGTCATCGCCAATGACCGCGCCTacaagcagctgcaggaagcagTGAAGAAGAGCCGCCGGCTCTGCCTGGAGGTGGAAGCGACAGTGACAAGATTTCGGGCTCAGAGGCAGAAGAGGTGCCCGATGAGCAGGACCTTCGGGCTGGGACTCTGCTGGGTCTTCCCGGAGGAGCCGCTTTCCCCAGCTTTCGTCTGCAACAGCTCCTGGAGCCAGCGAAGG GGGGCAATGTCCGTGGACTGCATCACCGACCTGAGCGACAACACTTCCAGGCTGCTGGAGGCACTGCAGTTGTCACACCCCCACGAGCTGGATGCACGGAGAAGCCTGGGCAAGAAAAAGATGTTGAGCCTCAACCCCATCACCCAGCAGGTCCCGCGGATTGTGGACAGATGTTGCAAACACATTGAAACACACG GTCTCCGAACGGTGGGCATCTTCCGGGTTGGGAGCTCCAAGAAAAGAGTTCAGCAG CTGAGGGAAGAGTTTGACCGAGGACTGGATGTTTTCCTGGATGAGCATCAAAGCGTTCATGATGTGGCTGCTCTGCTCAAAGAGTTTCTTCGGGACATGCCGGACTCACTGATTCCCAGAGAGCTCTATGCAGCCTTCCTCGGCACCGCCT CCATGGAGGGCCCGGCGCAGCTGGCcaccctccagctgctgctcttcctgctgCCCCCCTGCCACAGCGACACGCTGCACCGGCTCCTGCGGTTCCTCAGCGAGGTGGCCCGGCACGCCGAGAGCTCCTGGGGCCCCGACGGCCAGGAG ATTCCTGGGAATAAAATGACAGTTTCAAACTTGGCCACCATCTTTGGTCCCAACATCCTTCAGAAGGAGAAGCCTGGGGAGAAAGACGCTGGTGCCGTGAATTTTGAAGACAGCGCTGCCATCATACTGGTGCTCCAGAGGCTGATAGAGCACCACCAGACCTTGTTCATG CGGATGATTTGGACCATCAGTGTGAGACAGGGAGTGCTCAACCTGTCCTAG
- the LOC142063056 gene encoding regulator of cell cycle RGCC-like has product MADELSDLLREFDEVMEDFDRGPASQYEQHLEELKRRVGHSVYDSGIDELESASTSPGSSLNSSEEDLNTPANAYPSKAKLGDTQELEEFIADLDKVLEEM; this is encoded by the exons ATGGCTGATGAGCTCAGTGACCTGCTGCGGGAGTTTGATGAGGTGATGGAGGACTTTGACAGAGGCCCTGCGAGTCAGTACGAGCAGCACCTGGAGGAGCTGAAGAGGAGAGTGGGACACAGCGTGTACGACAGTGGCATTGATGAGCTGGAGA GTGCCAGCACGTCCCCGGGAAGCAGCCTCAACTCCAGCGAGGAGGACCTCAACACCCCTGCCAATGCTTATCCCTCCAAAG CAAAGCTTGGAGACACACAGGAGCTGGAGGAGTTCATTGCGGATCTGGATAAAGTGTTGGAGG